Within the Pseudomonas sp. SL4(2022) genome, the region GTGCCTCCAGCTGATCAGGCAGGAAGTTGTCCTGCGGGTCAGAAGGGTCTAACTATAACAATTTGTTTACATTCTTTAAAACAATTTATTTAAACATTGTGCACAAAAAGTAGCTGTCGACGAAGTTGCCTGCAGGCCACGTCAGTCGTGGTCTACAACAATGTTGGAGAGGGTTTACGAGGGGAGGTCGAGGGCTTGGGGTGGGTGTGTCTGGTGCACAAAAGCAGCGCATAAGGGACAGCCAAAGCCGCATCCGAGGATGCGGCTTTTTTGTTAATCAGTTGATTTGTGCGCCTTGGTCGATCCATGAGCCGATCAGCTCGCGTTCTTCCTGGGTCATCTGGGTGATGTTGCCCAGCGGCATGATCTGTGAAGCCACGCTTTGCGCATGAATCTTTGCGGCTTGCGCTTTGATCTGCTCAGGGGTGTCGAGCATGAAGCCGGCCGGTGGTGCGCTGAACAGTGGGCTGCTCGGCGTGGCCGAGTGACAGACGCTGCAGCGTTCCTGAATCACGCTGCTGACCTTAGCAAACTCGACAGCTGCTACCGCTGGTGCGGTGGCTGCTGGCTCAGCAGGTGTGCTGGGGGGTTCAGCTGCCTTCGCTACCTGCGGATTACCGCTTACGGCAGTGGCCGGAATTTTTGCATAGGTAATAGCGGCTGCTTGGGGCGCTTCGGTGCTGGCGGCTTTCATGCTCGGCCCCGTGACAAACGCCAGGCAGATCATGCCCAGTGCGGCGGCAGGTAGAGTCCAGACGTATTTGCTGCTGTCATGGCGGGTGTTGAAGTAGTGGCGTACCAGGACCGCTAGCATCGCGATGCCCGCCAGAATCAGCCAGTTGTATGGGCTGCCGTAGGTGCTCGGGAAGTGGTTGCTGATCATGATGAACAGCACCGGCAGGGTGAAGTAGTTGTTGTGGCGTGAACGCAGCAGGCCTTTGGCTGGGAGGGTCGGGTCCGGCGTGGTGTTGTCTTCGATGGCCTTAACCAGCGCGCGCTGGGCCGGCATGATGGTGAAGAACACGTTGCCGACCATGATGGTGCCGATGATCGCGCCGACATGGATATAGGCAGCGCGGCCGCTGAAGATCTGGCTGAAGCCATAAGCGGCCGCGATGATCAGCACGAACAGCACGGCGCCAAGCAGGGCCGGGCGCTTGCCCAGCGGCGAGTCGCAGAGGAAGTGATACGCCACATAGCCCGCCACCATCGAACCGAAGCCAATGGCAATGGCCATTTCCGGGGCCAGATCAACGCCCGGTTTAACCAGGTACAGGCTCGGGTTGAGGTAGTAGACCACCAGCATCAGTGCCACACCCGACAGCCAGGTGAAATAGGCTTCCCATTTAAACCAGTGCAGGTTTTCCGGCATTTTGGGCGGAGCCAACTTGTACTTTTCCAGGTGGTAGATACCGCCACCGTGAATCGCCCAGAGGTCACCCGACAGGCCTTCGCGCGGGTTGCTGCGGTTGAGGTTGTTTTCCAGCCAGACGAAATAGAAGGATGCGCCGATCCAGGCGATGCCGGTGATCATATGGATCCAGCGGATGCCCAGGTTCAGCCATTCAGTCAAATGCGCTTCCACAATCAGTACCTCTTTCCCAGTGCCGGCACGCCGATGCTGGGCTTCTCTTATTGGTGGGGGGCGAGGAGCAGTTGCTCGTCGTCGGTAAAGAAATGCTCATCGCAGTTGTTGCCAGAACCACTGCGATCAACCACCAGGAAGTCATCCCGCTTTTCGATCGTCAGCACCGGGTGGTGCCAAACGCCGCGATGGTAATTAATGCCCTGCCTGCCGTTGCTGCGGAAGGCGCGGACCAACTCTGATTCAGGTGCATCGCCAAGTGGCGCGACCACGATCAGAAAGGGGTTGCCGAGCAGTGGGATAAACGCCTGACTGCCCTGCGGATGGCGCTCCAGCATGCGAATGGTCAGCGGCATATCCAGTGCCTCGGCACTGAAGATGCTGATGATCGCCTTATCCTCTGGCTGTGCGGTCTCGACCGTAGCCAGTTTGTGATAACGGCGAGTGGAGCCATTGTTGATCATGAAGTACTCGCTGCCTTCGGTTTCGATAACGTCACCAAAGGGGGCGAAGGCTTCTTTGCTCAGCGGCTCGATGATCAATGTGCGCATGTGGGTCTTCTTGTTCGTTCGTTTATGCCCCTCTCCCAATGGGAGAGGGGTTTAATGGCTTACTTGGCGACTTTGCCGAACAGGCGCAGACGGCTGATGCCACCGTCCGGGAACACGTTCACCCGTACGTGGGTGATTGGGCCGAGGGCGTTGATCTGCTCGCTGAACTCGTGTTCGGCGTGCATTTGCAGCTTCTGGCTTGGCAGCAGCTCGCGCCAGAACAGGCTCTGGGTTTCGATCTGGCTGTCGGTGCCGCCTTTGACGAAGGCGCCCTGGATCGAGCAGCTGTCCGGGTAGTTGCCTTTGAAGTGCAAGGTATCGACGACGATGCGCTCGATTTCGCCCGGATGGCCGAGGGCGACAATCACCCAGTCGTTACCTGGCGTACGGCGGCGTGCAGTTTCCCAGCCGTCGCCCATGTTGATGCCACGGCCCGGATTGAGGATGTTGCTCATGCGGCCGAAGTGCTCATCCGAGCAGGCCAGCGCCCGCCCGCCATTTAGTGCGGAAGCCAGGTCAACTTCTTCGTTGTCACCTACGTTCGACCAGTCACGGAACGGTACGCCGTAGACGCGTAGACGAGCGACGCCACCGTCCGGGTAGATGTTGAAGCGCAGGTGGGTGAAGGCCTGGGCGTTATTGATTTCGTGGTAGTGGTGGCTGTTGCCTTGCAGCTCGACTGCGGCCAGTACTTCAGTCCACTCGGTGGCGTCGGTCGGGTCGCCTTCAGCGACAAAGCAGCCTTCCAGGGATGCCGACGGCGGGAAGTTACCGGTGAAGAAGCTGGTGTCGATGTCCACACCCTTGATCGAGCCCGGTACGCCCAGGCGGATCACCGCGCTGTCGTAACCTTCGAAGCGCTTGCGGCGCGACTCCCAGCCATCCATCCACTTGCCGTTGTCATCGAACACGCCCTCCTTCCATACGGCCGGAGTCGGCTGGAACAGACGGTTGACGTCGGCGAACCAGTCGTCGGTGACCGAGATGGCCTTGGTGCCCAGGCGTGCGTCGGCGAGGTTGACGTATTTCTCAAAGGGTACGGCGTAAGCTTTCATGAAATGTCTGCCTTAGTGGTGGCGTTGGGGAGGGCGGTGGGCTTGCGGCCTACAGCTGCTGCAAGCGGAACAGCGCGATCTTGTTGATCTCGGCCAGGGCGCAGGCGAATTCCTGCTCCGGGGAGTTGTGAATCCGTTCCTCGAAGGCCGCCAGGATCTGGTGCCGATTGCTGCCTTTCACCGCCATGATGAAGGGGAAGCCGAACTTGGCCTTGTAGGCATCGTTCAGTTCGGTAAAGCGGGCGAACTCTTCTGCGGTGCATTCATGAATGCCCGCACCAGCCTGCTCCGACGTCGAAGAGGCAGTTAACTCACCACGAACGGCTGCCTTGCCGGCCAGATCCGGGTGAGCATTGATCAGCGCCAGCTGTGCAGCGTGGCTGGCACTGAGCAACAGGTCGGCCATGCGCTGATGCAGGCCGTTGATTTCGTCGATGCTGGGGTCTGGGCTCCCGGCGTCCTGGCTTAGGTCAAAAGCCTTCTCGGCGACCCAGGGCGAGTGCTCGTAGATATCGGCGAAGACGTTGACGAAGTCTTCACGGCTCAAACGGGACGGGGTCAGGGTT harbors:
- a CDS encoding urate hydroxylase PuuD; translated protein: MEAHLTEWLNLGIRWIHMITGIAWIGASFYFVWLENNLNRSNPREGLSGDLWAIHGGGIYHLEKYKLAPPKMPENLHWFKWEAYFTWLSGVALMLVVYYLNPSLYLVKPGVDLAPEMAIAIGFGSMVAGYVAYHFLCDSPLGKRPALLGAVLFVLIIAAAYGFSQIFSGRAAYIHVGAIIGTIMVGNVFFTIMPAQRALVKAIEDNTTPDPTLPAKGLLRSRHNNYFTLPVLFIMISNHFPSTYGSPYNWLILAGIAMLAVLVRHYFNTRHDSSKYVWTLPAAALGMICLAFVTGPSMKAASTEAPQAAAITYAKIPATAVSGNPQVAKAAEPPSTPAEPAATAPAVAAVEFAKVSSVIQERCSVCHSATPSSPLFSAPPAGFMLDTPEQIKAQAAKIHAQSVASQIMPLGNITQMTQEERELIGSWIDQGAQIN
- a CDS encoding ureidoglycolate lyase, whose translation is MRTLIIEPLSKEAFAPFGDVIETEGSEYFMINNGSTRRYHKLATVETAQPEDKAIISIFSAEALDMPLTIRMLERHPQGSQAFIPLLGNPFLIVVAPLGDAPESELVRAFRSNGRQGINYHRGVWHHPVLTIEKRDDFLVVDRSGSGNNCDEHFFTDDEQLLLAPHQ
- the alc gene encoding allantoicase, yielding MKAYAVPFEKYVNLADARLGTKAISVTDDWFADVNRLFQPTPAVWKEGVFDDNGKWMDGWESRRKRFEGYDSAVIRLGVPGSIKGVDIDTSFFTGNFPPSASLEGCFVAEGDPTDATEWTEVLAAVELQGNSHHYHEINNAQAFTHLRFNIYPDGGVARLRVYGVPFRDWSNVGDNEEVDLASALNGGRALACSDEHFGRMSNILNPGRGINMGDGWETARRRTPGNDWVIVALGHPGEIERIVVDTLHFKGNYPDSCSIQGAFVKGGTDSQIETQSLFWRELLPSQKLQMHAEHEFSEQINALGPITHVRVNVFPDGGISRLRLFGKVAK
- the uraD gene encoding 2-oxo-4-hydroxy-4-carboxy-5-ureidoimidazoline decarboxylase, with amino-acid sequence MSRFQTLTPSRLSREDFVNVFADIYEHSPWVAEKAFDLSQDAGSPDPSIDEINGLHQRMADLLLSASHAAQLALINAHPDLAGKAAVRGELTASSTSEQAGAGIHECTAEEFARFTELNDAYKAKFGFPFIMAVKGSNRHQILAAFEERIHNSPEQEFACALAEINKIALFRLQQL